From Medicago truncatula cultivar Jemalong A17 chromosome 7, MtrunA17r5.0-ANR, whole genome shotgun sequence, a single genomic window includes:
- the LOC11446816 gene encoding chitinase-like protein 1, with the protein MAKLNAVVLLFAFFILLTTTVNGDESSNTKVQVKYKHGKKYCDKGWECKGWSIYCCNLTITDYFQTYQFENLFSKRNTPIAHAVGFWDYHSFINAASLFEPLGFGTTGNKTTQMMEIAAFLGHVGSKTSCGYGVATGGPLAWGLCYNHEMSPAQTYCDDYYKLTYPCTPGAEYYGRGAIPIYWNYNYGAAGEALKVNLLDHPEYIEQNATLAFQAAIWKWMTPIKKSQPSAHDAFVGNWKPTKNDTMENRVPGFGATMNILYGEGVCGQGDVDSMNNIVSHYLYYLDLLGVGRERAGTHDVLTCAEQRPFNPNTKLAAS; encoded by the exons ATGGCGAAACTAAACGCTGTCGTTTTGTTATTCGCATTCTTCATTCTTCTCACAACAACGGTTAACGGTGATGAATCATCAAACACAAAGGTACAAGTGAAATACAAGCATGGAAAAAAGTACTGTGATAAAGGATGGGAATGTAAAGGATGGTCAATATATTGTTGTAATTTAACAATAACTGATTATTTTCAAACCTATCAATTTGAGAATCTGTTTTCAAAAAGGAATACTCCAATTGCTCATGCTGTTGGGTTTTGGGATTATCATTCTTTTATTAATGCAGCTTCTCTTTTTGAGCCTTTGGGTTTTGGTACTACTGGTAATAAGACTACACAGATGATGGAGATTGCCGCTTTTCTCGGACACGTTGGAAGCAAAACCTCtt GTGGATACGGAGTGGCAACCGGAGGACCTTTGGCCTGGGGTCTATGTTACAATCATGAAATGAGTCCTGCCCAGACATATTGTGATGACTATTACAAATTAACATACCCCTGCACTCCTGGAGCTGAATACTACGGACGTGGAGCCATTCCTATCTACTG GAACTACAATTATGGAGCTGCTGGAGAAGCTCTGAAAGTGAATCTACTTGACCACCCAGAGTACATAGAGCAGAATGCAACCCTAGCTTTCCAAGCTGCAATTTGGAAATGGATGACGCCGATCAAAAAGTCACAACCCTCTGCTCATGATGCCTTTGTTGGCAACTGGAAGCCTACCAAGAACGACACCATGGAGAATCGGGTTCCTGGTTTCGGTGCTACAATGAACATCCTCTACGGAGAAGGTGTTTGTGGACAGGGTGATGTTGACTCAATGAACAATATTGTTTCCCATTACCTATATTATCTCGACCTTCTTGGTGTCGGTCGTGAACGAGCTGGGACCCATGATGTCCTTACATGTGCTGAGCAGCGTCCTTTCAACCCAAACACCAAACTTGCAGCATCTTAA